ACTTGGGAAACAGAAAATCAAACTTGAACCTAAACCGAAAAATAAATACAcagtttttccttctgataatcctAAAGCCTAGATTATGtttcaagaatgtgaatttggaaactatctcatccttgcacctgaTGAAAAAGAATTTAAAGAAGTTGATGATCATGGTGGATTGTGGcatatggaatttgatggaagttgcaccAATTCTGGCTCCAGAGCCGGGGTAGTTTTGCTCTCCCCaaatggtaacatttttcctttttctttcaagttggattttaagaatagtaATAATACTgcggagtatgaggcattattttTAGGATCAAATGAAGCCAAGTGTAAAGGTATTAAATTGCTCAAAGTTAAGGGGGATGTGGAGCTGATTGTCAGACAGGTGAGAAATGTCTATTCggttaagaatgatagattgagacattatagaaatagagtttgggatgagatagaattttttgatgccttctcgattgaagctataccaagggaTCAAAACACTAGGGCGGATTCGTTGGTTGTTTTAGCCTCTCTTTTGTTGCCACACCCAGACTTTAAGGatgattcatataggattgaaatgatttataggcctagtgtccctgataatgtaaaccattggcaagtatttgatacatATGCTCAGATCAAAGACTTTCTAGAATGCACTCattcattctcccaatcatattttgaatgTTCTAAAAATAATTGCAAGGAATTTAGTTTGGATTCGGGTGTTGATTCTGAAAACAATTTCATTCAgcttaaagggaacaaaattctgaaagggctagtgactttggagagatttttcacccGAAATGATGCGTTCATAGGCAAGAAAGCTCTTGAGGATGATGgaaaaggaagttgtgaaaagattaatctgggtgatgaatctaatcctaagGTGGTAACAATTGGCAAATGTTTCTCCTCTGAGGAAAAATGAATTCTTAGTGGGTTATTGAAGGAATACATTGAttttttttcttggtcctatgatgatttgaaggagtttagggatggacattttcaacatcaaatctcGTTGAAGCCTAGCATTTCTCCTTTTACAcagaaattgagaaattttaatccCATGATGGTAGACGCAATTTTTAAGCAAGTAGATAAAATACTTAAAGCcaaaatcatatatccaattcatcactctacttgggtagccaacattgtgcccgtgaggaagaagaatggggagattcggatttgtgtagattttcgcaACTTGAATCAGGCAAGCCTTAAGGACAACTATgccttacccaatatggatcatattctgCAGACGGTATCTGGGTCagaaatgatgtcgatgttagatggtttttctggttacaatcagattagtgTTGCAAAGAATGAACAGCACAAGACAGCCTTCAtaactccatggggaacattcacatataatcgtatgccatttggtttaataaatgctggagcaacctttcaaagggctatggtttcttcttttaaggattttcgtgacagaattattgttgtttacctagacgACTTGACAATGTTTTCtaaagaaaggaagaatcatctcaaggaTCTGAGGGCAGTCCTACAACGCTGTCGAGAGCATGGAATCTCCTTGAACTCGAAGAAGTCAGTTTTCTATGTAACTGAGggtaaattattggggcatattatttcaaaagaaggtgtcaagattgatccaGAGAGAGTCAATGTAATTCAATGTCTCAGCTTGCCTTCAAATCAGactggagtaaggtctttctttggccAGGTGAATTTCTTAAGATAGTTCATACCCGAATTTGTAGAAACTATCAAACATATCATTAGCCTGTTGAGCGAAAGGtatcctttcaaatggactaaagAAACCAAAAAAGCTTTTGAAAAAATCAAGAGTTCAGTTGCAAATGCGCCTACTCTCATCAACCCGGATTTCAAAAAGGATTTCATTTTATACTGCTACGCCTCAAAACATACAATGTCTAGAATACTATTACAAATGGATGAATCTCGAATAGAAGCACCTATAGCATTCGTGAGTGTTCCACttaagaagcatgagcttaagtattcgcTTTTAGAGAAACAAGCCTTTGTTGTGGTCAAAGATGTAAAACAATTTTGGTATTGCATTCTGCACTCTCACTCTatggtttttgttccagattctgCAGTGAAAAGCTttttaactcagcaagaggtcAGACTCAATAAAAGAGAAACATGGGTAACAAAAATCtaggaatatgatctagacattTGTCCTACAAagacagtcaaaggacaaggcttatgtaaattgatagcagaaaatgaggtggaaacagGAAAAGAGTTACCATTGACCCTATTTATTGGATTACAAGATACCTAGTTTtctgatgtggcctattatttgacttgtggcagctgcccaagtcatttgtcagcaaaggaggaaaggaatcttaagttaaaggctgttaagtatgttatttggcaagatgtcctgtacaaaaaaggtttggatggaacatacttaaggtgtgtggataagccTCAATAGCAAAAACTTTTGGAggtttatcatgatgaagcctgtggcGGGCATTTCTCATCCTCTGTAACTGCCTTCAATATTTTAAGGAATTGCTTTTATTGGCCTGGCATGTTTCGAGATGCGTATATTTATGTTAAGGAATGTGAAAAATGCCAACTCTTttccaggaaaccacatttagtGGCTCTGCCTCTAAGGCCTATGGTAATAGATGAACCCTTCAAatagtggggtattgatttcattgggccaATAAATCCTCATTTCAGTGTTGGGAatatgtacattttgacagcaactaattattttaccaagtgggtggaggctattcccactaaaaaggcaaactcagaggtcgtgtgtaactttctcaaagattgcatcctGGTCTATTTTGGAGTTCCtcaaaagattgttgcagataatgcATCTTATTTCTCCTCTGAAGAACTAACTATGTTTTGCTATGAACATCAGATTACCCTCTcacattcctctgattactttccatggggtaatggactggcagaatcaagcaacaagaacctgatagcgATTATGAAGAATTTGGTTGACGAAAATGCTCGAAATTggtataagaaggtatatgaagctttatgggcagacagaattaTGCCTAAAAGAGCCATCGGAATGGCatcttttgagcttgtgtatgggatcGGCATGAAACTTTCTTTACCCCTGGAATTGTCAACAGCCAAGCTTCAGACAATAGTGGAGGAATCTTTTTTTCAAAATGctctagagaagagggttatgtatCTAATGAAGTTGGAGGAAGAAAGAGAGATGTTGGTGGATGGAATTACGGAGCATCAAAAtagagtgaagaggatttttgacatgagagcATGACCAAGAGGTCTCCTTAAAAGAGATGAAGtactgttatgggataaaaggaaagaaccaaagggtgcccatggcaaatttgactcattatggaaaggcccattcaagatttgcgaagtggtgggacaaaatgcttttagactcaaCTACTCCAATGGAGCGGTTATGCCTTATActtacaatgggcaagatctcaagctctacaaattgtgAAACCTGTGGTTGGGATTTCCTGTATATAgtagtttaggtgttttgttttGTGTCTGTTTAGGTGTAGGTTTTCCTTTGTTCCCTTATCTATTTTTGGCCATGCAaaaccagagatttagagttctttgcattttccttcgcaaaatacaatccccagtcagagccaatgctgtgtcatttatccttcatgacaggagtaaatcaccctataaaatttcattcagagtccttgtctttcttgcaatgcctcggttcaagcccttagtcTATTTGTAAATTGTCATTAAATCAAAAAtgtcgagttttagtaattggtcgAACTCCATGAacacattgaaccattttgaaccgggttcataaggttcatttaggttccgcgGGTTCTTAGGTGTCTTGGGGGTTTTTCATACTAACAATCTCTTAAAGTGTTTTGTAACGGTTCCTTATTGGTCTCGTTCGGTGATGTGTTATGTCATCTCTCTTCAAGcattgaactctttgaacctagttcaaaaggtTCAGACGTGTTCAATATGTTCAATACAGTTCAAATGGCCAGTAGCACATGACATAGTTAATCCTTTCAGAAAAGATTTCTCCTGGGCGTGGTgtatgccttgaactacttgaaccccaatgaagtctattcagaatgttcatgtgtgttcaaattTGGTTGGTCCCGTGAGTTAAAAGATTTGATGGTTCATTTATTGCCAGGTATGAGGAAGgcgaaccatatcttgggtgacgtcaattgttggagtttcgaagcaagtaatcatttcgggaattggtggttacttcaaaaacattgtcatgcattcaatgcatgcgtgcgatgtccaatccacaagctcaatacACTTAAACTGATGATTGGAATTATTTCACTTAATAAGTCCATATTATTGCTCTTTCTATAAGGTATGAGAGGATTTATTCTCTGAGAATTTGTTCCTCATCGTTGTAGTgttatttttcttggatagaatgtttgtttgctggtagtcgtcTGGTTactctcaactatgaaggtgagtccatttcttatcctctccagtgatttttacctgTATTTCTTCTCTCATAGTAAGGTTTGCTAAAAGAAAATAAGGCTtgtcatttatgaattatgaagtctgttaggtctcggagacaactgagagggggggtgaatcagttgtgaaataaatttaaaccaaaaacaacttaactaacttaatgcttaataccggtaaaccagttaagtatgtcgatagacagttataatagttaattgctataccgataaagattaatgcatgaaagtaaaacacaaagtcatccacaacacataacaccaatatttgtaagtggaaaccctgtaaggagaaaaacaacgatgggaaacattacccataatcagatgatactactgcaaatagtaagtgtacataaatggggtctgcacatgtagaaaggccaacagcctagagctcactgctcaatcacaaaatgggagtcacactaactatagttggatggttaaatccaataagaatgtactgcacaaaatagcatgtTCATATGTCGAATtcggtaccggtgtaatgctgatatgctttcacagaaaccctccttcaatcttcaatcgatgcctgcatgtatagctttgcttaatctcgcatataccttcacacaatcctttttcgcattctacatttgatcttacatttataccataacctaagaccaattttagtaggtcggctctacaagatactgcaataaaacattttacaaacaatataatatccgatgcaataaccgattgaacatgtcagcttaatgcatttacaacaataattattcatctccatagcatgccatgttgatctcgaaaagataaacttgtcgatgTAACcttagacctatttgtcagtaacagcaaatatgcaactatgaatataccaatgaaaaaaactccaggacaagatgtccaaacgatgtcttcgacataaccatgtgtcttccatgccattccaagtgccggtgatcattatatcttgccggtgtaccacataccagtaactatgcaatagttacttgcttgccggtgaatgctgttggatttccaaagtgctagtgttttagtaggtattgacatcaatgacaaaaccataccaaaataccaacaatctccccctttggcattgatcgcaacataagatggaaaaaccatcaaagtgccaaaacagaaatgccaagtaccaaaaaccaacaatctcaaaaaaGATTATAACccaaaagtaataatctctcctaaacaacaatctctccccctgggagcaacatgtattttccaaattttttccataccaatctctccccaaaagataataaagataatgtgtttttccatatatatctctccccctttgacatcaaatgccaaagttacaataaaaccaagttcatatacaaaataccaatcaattcaatataccaactactccccctgagaagtagcttcctcatcaaagactggaataaaagatttatttgttaattatgtcggttgatgacaatcatcaactatctaagtctctatcggtggtggtatgtcCAAGCTAatatttgagatattcaaaagtctccttacgcaaaggtttagtgaaaatatctgcaatctgctctttagtattcacataaaccacttttatctcctttgcttcaactttttcccttagaaaattcaattttatagaaacatgttttgttttagaatgtaatacctgattcttagatatatcaattgttgcagtgttatcacaatagatagttataggttccttgcattttacctttatgtctttcaacatttgcttaagccatagtacctgtgtacagttagttgctgctgcaacatattctgattatgttgttgataaagatgtacaactgtgtttcttactcaaccaagaaactaatttgtttccaagaaagaatgctccgctggtggtgctttttctatcatccacatctcctgcccaatttgcatctgtgtatgcacataattcaaagttttcatctctaggataccataatccaagatttatagtgccttgtaagtacctgaaaatcctttttactgttgattcatgattttctctaggattactatgaaatcttgaaacaatacatactgcattcataatatcaggtctggtttgtgtcaaatacagtaaacctcctatcatagatttgtatctagttggattaacaggtatagattcatctctttgtgataatttgtcatttgttgtcataggtgtgcttaccggtttagagttctccatcccaaatttctttagtaactctttaagtatttggattgactcaagaatatacctttatcattctgtgaaatctgcaatcctaaaaagaattttatttctccaatcatagacatttcaaattcttgctgcattttaatagaaaattccttacatagtccatcttctcctccaaagattatatcatcaacaaatacttctataatcaaaatgtcatcattaattactttataatataaattgttgtctgcatttcctttagtaaaaccaatctttaaaagatacttatccaatcttgcataccaagctcttggagcttgttttagtctatacagagcttttcttagcTTGCAAACCAtttcattgtcatctgtcaaagaaaatccatcaggttgttcattgtatacttcctcttcaaaatctccattcaaaaatgcacatttaatatccatttgataaactttgtagttcttatgtgttgcaaaagccaaaaataatctgactgcctcaattctagctaccggtgcaaaggtttcattgtaatcaactccttctttctgagaatatcccttacacacgagtcttgctttatttctgaaaaccttaccatcttcattaagtttgtttctaaatacccatttcgttccaattacatttttatctttaggccggggaactaatgtccaagtgttatttttctcaatttgttctaatttttcttccatagctttaatccaaaatttatcttcacatgcctcattaatagatgatggttcaatttgagaaataagacatacctcttcattttccaatcttcctcttgtcataactcctttaaactcgtttccaattatctaatcttcagaatgattcagtcttacataccagggtgtcttagtttgttgttgctcctcaattattgtggaatcttcagatgataccggggtaactggatcttcattctgtaccagtggatttagagtaggttcatttgtcaaaaattttgttgccggtttagagtcta
This genomic stretch from Cryptomeria japonica chromosome 8, Sugi_1.0, whole genome shotgun sequence harbors:
- the LOC131857950 gene encoding uncharacterized protein LOC131857950; amino-acid sequence: MKNLVDENARNWYKKVYEALWADRIMPKRAIGMASFELVYGIGMKLSLPLELSTAKLQTIVEESFFQNALEKRVMYLMKLEEEREMLVDGITEHQNRVKRIFDMRA